The proteins below are encoded in one region of Struthio camelus isolate bStrCam1 chromosome 11, bStrCam1.hap1, whole genome shotgun sequence:
- the LOC104152336 gene encoding putative P2Y purinoceptor 10 isoform X2: protein MSCPSYLVPNISSSPVTMQSNRTCPDPVITFKYSLYATTYTIIFIPGLLANSAALWVLCRFISKKNKAVIFMINLAMADLAHVLSLPLRIYYYTNHTWPFGRFLCLLCFYLKYLNMYASICFLTCISIQRYLFLYQPFKAKDWKRRYDLAISAVVWLFVGAACSPFPIMRNYGLANSTNTCFADLEVRQINSKVATVLMTTTAELFGFVGPLVIILFCTLKTKDSLRGFQIPLQNSSERQKALRMVSMCAIVFFVCFAPYHINFFFYMMVKENVITDCSLRTITLYTQPFCLSLASLDCCLDPILYFFMTSDFQDQISRHSSMVIRSRLMSKESASSIKE, encoded by the coding sequence ATGTCCTGTCCATCCTACCTTGTGCCAAACATTTCCAGCAGCCCTGTCACGATGCAGAGCAACAGAACTTGTCCTGATCCTGTTATAACGTTTAAATATAGCTTGTATGCAACCACTTACACCATCATATTCATACCCGGGCTTCTGGCAAACAGTGCTGCCTTGTGGGTTTTATGTCGCTTCATCAGCAAGAAGAACAAAGCTGTGATTTTCATGATCAATCTGGCCATGGCCGACCTGGCTCACGTTCTCTCACTGCCACTGCGAATATACTACTATACTAACCACACATGGCCTTTTGGGAGGTTCCTTTGCTTACTGTGTTTCTACCTGAAGTATCTCAACATGTACGCGAGCATTTGCTTCCTCACCTGCATCAGCATCCAGAGGTACCTCTTCCTGTACCAGCCATTCAAAGCTAAGGACTGGAAGCGGCGGTACGACCTGGCCATCAGCGCCGTGGTGTGGCTGTTCGTGGGGGCAGCTTGCTCACCGTTTCCCATCATGCGAAACTACGGCCTAGCCAACAGTACAAATACCTGCTTTGCAGACCTCGAAGTCCGGCAGATCAACAGCAAGGTGGCCACGGTGCTGATGACAACGACGGCGGAGCTATTTGGGTTCGTGGGCCCtcttgttattattttattctgcactttgaaaacaaaagattcCCTTCGGGGATTCCAGATACCGCTGCAAAACAGCAGCGAGAGGCAGAAAGCTTTACGGATGGTTTCCATGTGCGCCATTGTGTTCTTTGTGTGTTTTGCACCGTACCACATCAACTTCTTTTTCTACATGATggtgaaagaaaatgttattacAGACTGTTCCTTACGTACAATCACTCTTTACACACAACCCTTTTGCTTAAGTCTTGCAAGTCTGGACTGCTGTTTGGATCCAATCCTGTATTTCTTCATGACTTCAGACTTTCAGGATCAGATATCAAGGCATAGCAGCATGGTCATCAGGAGTCGGCTCATGAGCAAAGAAAGCGCCTCATCGATTAAGGAATGA
- the LOC104152336 gene encoding putative P2Y purinoceptor 10 isoform X1 has product MNSCGWLNEEAKLSFQFRVRRSLRSVSGAAQRSPESRHSLESSTCSAQYHLPGRLGSAGARCQAGQSHTGGISEAKEMSCPSYLVPNISSSPVTMQSNRTCPDPVITFKYSLYATTYTIIFIPGLLANSAALWVLCRFISKKNKAVIFMINLAMADLAHVLSLPLRIYYYTNHTWPFGRFLCLLCFYLKYLNMYASICFLTCISIQRYLFLYQPFKAKDWKRRYDLAISAVVWLFVGAACSPFPIMRNYGLANSTNTCFADLEVRQINSKVATVLMTTTAELFGFVGPLVIILFCTLKTKDSLRGFQIPLQNSSERQKALRMVSMCAIVFFVCFAPYHINFFFYMMVKENVITDCSLRTITLYTQPFCLSLASLDCCLDPILYFFMTSDFQDQISRHSSMVIRSRLMSKESASSIKE; this is encoded by the exons ATGAACAGCTGCGGATGGCTCAATGAGGAGGCAAAGCTCAGCTTCCAATTCAGAGTGAGAAGGAGTCTCCGGAGTGTTTCGGGGGCAGCTCAGAGGAGCCCGGAGAGCCGGCACAGCCTGGAAAGCAGCACCTGCTCTGCTCAGTACCATCTTCCAGGGCGGCTGGGCAGCGCCGGTGCCCGGTGCCAAGCTGGGCAGAGCCACACGGGAGGAATCAGCGAGGCCAAAG AAATGTCCTGTCCATCCTACCTTGTGCCAAACATTTCCAGCAGCCCTGTCACGATGCAGAGCAACAGAACTTGTCCTGATCCTGTTATAACGTTTAAATATAGCTTGTATGCAACCACTTACACCATCATATTCATACCCGGGCTTCTGGCAAACAGTGCTGCCTTGTGGGTTTTATGTCGCTTCATCAGCAAGAAGAACAAAGCTGTGATTTTCATGATCAATCTGGCCATGGCCGACCTGGCTCACGTTCTCTCACTGCCACTGCGAATATACTACTATACTAACCACACATGGCCTTTTGGGAGGTTCCTTTGCTTACTGTGTTTCTACCTGAAGTATCTCAACATGTACGCGAGCATTTGCTTCCTCACCTGCATCAGCATCCAGAGGTACCTCTTCCTGTACCAGCCATTCAAAGCTAAGGACTGGAAGCGGCGGTACGACCTGGCCATCAGCGCCGTGGTGTGGCTGTTCGTGGGGGCAGCTTGCTCACCGTTTCCCATCATGCGAAACTACGGCCTAGCCAACAGTACAAATACCTGCTTTGCAGACCTCGAAGTCCGGCAGATCAACAGCAAGGTGGCCACGGTGCTGATGACAACGACGGCGGAGCTATTTGGGTTCGTGGGCCCtcttgttattattttattctgcactttgaaaacaaaagattcCCTTCGGGGATTCCAGATACCGCTGCAAAACAGCAGCGAGAGGCAGAAAGCTTTACGGATGGTTTCCATGTGCGCCATTGTGTTCTTTGTGTGTTTTGCACCGTACCACATCAACTTCTTTTTCTACATGATggtgaaagaaaatgttattacAGACTGTTCCTTACGTACAATCACTCTTTACACACAACCCTTTTGCTTAAGTCTTGCAAGTCTGGACTGCTGTTTGGATCCAATCCTGTATTTCTTCATGACTTCAGACTTTCAGGATCAGATATCAAGGCATAGCAGCATGGTCATCAGGAGTCGGCTCATGAGCAAAGAAAGCGCCTCATCGATTAAGGAATGA
- the LOC104152338 gene encoding putative P2Y purinoceptor 10, whose protein sequence is METNMSSGNCTDPQMSFQSTLYATTYTIIFIPGLLANSAALWVLCRFISKKSKAVIFMINLAVADLAHVLSLPLRMYYYINHTWPFGSFLCQVCFYLKYLNMYASICFLTCISIQRYLFLLHPFKAKDWKRRYDAAISAAVWLFVGAACLPLPIVRSPALSNTTNTCFSDLGVKQMTPGASIALVTVAELFGFVIPLGIIACCTWKMRQSLQECQTELQNASEKQKALRMVLMCAAVFFICFTPYHINFPLFMMVIENIIKDCAIHRSTLRFHPISLCLASLNCCLDPVLYYFMTSEFQDQLLRHSHAALRSWFARKGSSLSVRETSDNIHMKKQSFPRFKFWSLPKFFGRINSMEIPPMPPAELLLESIS, encoded by the coding sequence ATGGAGACCAACATGTCCTCTGGAAACTGTACTGATCCCCAGATGTCCTTTCAGTCCACCCTGTATGCAACCACTTACACCATCATATTCATACCCGGGCTTCTGGCAAACAGTGCTGCCTTGTGGGTTTTATGTCGCTTCATCAGCAAGAAGAGCAAAGCTGTGATTTTCATGATCAATCTGGCCGTGGCCGACCTGGCTCACGTTCTCTCACTGCCTTTACGAATGTATTACTATATAAACCATACGTGGCCTTTTGGAAGCTTTCTTTGCCAGGTGTGTTTCTACCTGAAGTATCTCAACATGTACGCGAGCATTTGCTTCCTCACCTGCATCAGCATCCAGAGGTacctcttccttctccacccGTTCAAGGCGAAGGACTGGAAGCGGAGGTACGACGCGGCCATCAGCGCCGCGGTGTGGCTGTTCGTGGGGGCAGCTTGCTTACCGCTGCCCATTGTGAGGAGCCCGGCCTTATCCAACACCACAAACACATGCTTTTCCGACCTAGGTGTGAAGCAAATGACACCAGGAGCCTCTATCGCTTTGGTGACAGTTGCGGAGCTATTTGGGTTTGTGATCCCCTTGGGTATCATTGCCTGTTGCACGTGGAAGATGAGGCAGTCCTTGCAGGAATGTCAAACGGAGCTGCAAAATGCCAGTGAGAAGCAGAAAGCTTTGCGAATGGTGTTAATGTGCGCTGCTGTGTTCTTCATATGCTTCACCCCATACCACATCAACTTCCCGTTATTTATGATGGTAATAGAGAACATCATCAAAGACTGTGCCATTCACAGGAGCACGCTCCGCTTCCACCCCATCTCCCTCTGCCTCGCGAGCCTGAACTGCTGCTTGGATCCAGTCCTCTACTACTTCATGACATCCGAGTTTCAGGACCAATTGCTGCGACACAGCCATGCTGCCCTGAGGTCTTGGTTTGCACGCAAAGGGAGCAGCCTCTCTGTTAGGGAGACCAGCGACAATATTCATATGAAAAAACAAAGTTTTCCACGTTTCAAATTTTGGTCCCTTCCAAAATTCTTTGGTCGAATAAATAGTATGGAAATTCCTCCGATGCCACCAGCTGAGCTTTTGTTAGAGTCCATCTCTTGA